Proteins encoded in a region of the Coregonus clupeaformis isolate EN_2021a unplaced genomic scaffold, ASM2061545v1 scaf0095, whole genome shotgun sequence genome:
- the LOC121557755 gene encoding skin secretory protein xP2-like isoform X2, which yields MAVNFGLSLRITWICCLLIVGITCYPPPKGDYRYLPQIATKGTGSYAPAAAKGTGSYAPAAAKGTGSYAPAAAKGTGSYAPAAAKGTGSYAPAAAKGTGSYATEAPGPNAPAATEAPGPNAPAATEAPGPNAPAATEAPGPNAPQQRKHPAPTPPQQRKHPAPTPPQQRKHPAPTPPQQRKHPAPTPPQQRLTQIP from the exons ATGGCTGTGAATTTTGGTCTGTCTTTGAG aatTACTTGGATTTGTTGCCTGCTGATTGTAGGGATAACCTGTTATCCTCCACCTAAAG GTGACTATAGATATCTTCCCCAAATTGCAACAAAGGGAACCGGCTCCTACGCCCCCGCAGCAGCAAAGGGAACCGGCTCCTACGCCCCCGCAGCAGCAAAGGGAACCGGCTCCTACGCCCCCGCAGCAGCAAAGGGAACCGGCTCCTACGCCCCCGCAGCAGCAAAGGGAACCGGCTCCTACGCCCCCGCAGCAGCAAAGGGAACCGGCTCCTAC GCAACGGAAGCACCCGGCCCCAACGCCCCCGCAGCAACGGAAGCACCCGGCCCCAACGCCCCCGCAGCAACGGAAGCACCCGGCCCCAACGCCCCCGCAGCAACGGAAGCACCCGGCCCCAACGCCCCTCAGCAACGGAAGCACCCGGCCCCAACGCCCCCTCAGCAACGGAAGCACCCGGCCCCAACGCCCCCGCAGCAACGGAAGCACCCGGCCCCAACGCCCCCTCAGCAACGGAAGCACCCGGCCCCAACGCCCCCTCAGCAACGACTGACCCAAATACCTTAG
- the LOC121557755 gene encoding skin secretory protein xP2-like isoform X1: MAVNFGLSLRITWICCLLIVGITCYPPPKGDYRYLPQIATKGTGSYAPAAAKGTGSYAPAAAKGTGSYAPAAAKGTGSYAPAAAKGTGSYAPAAAKGTGSYAPQQQREPAPTPPQQQREPAPTQRKHPAPTPPQQRKHPAPTPPQQRKHPAPTPPQQRKHPAPTPLSNGSTRPQRPLSNGSTRPQRPRSNGSTRPQRPLSNGSTRPQRPLSND, translated from the exons ATGGCTGTGAATTTTGGTCTGTCTTTGAG aatTACTTGGATTTGTTGCCTGCTGATTGTAGGGATAACCTGTTATCCTCCACCTAAAG GTGACTATAGATATCTTCCCCAAATTGCAACAAAGGGAACCGGCTCCTACGCCCCCGCAGCAGCAAAGGGAACCGGCTCCTACGCCCCCGCAGCAGCAAAGGGAACCGGCTCCTACGCCCCCGCAGCAGCAAAGGGAACCGGCTCCTACGCCCCCGCAGCAGCAAAGGGAACCGGCTCCTACGCCCCCGCAGCAGCAAAGGGAACCGGCTCCTACGCCCCGCAGCAGCAAAGGGAACCGGCTCCTACGCCCCCGCAGCAGCAAAGGGAACCGGCTCCTACA CAACGGAAGCACCCGGCCCCAACGCCCCCGCAGCAACGGAAGCACCCGGCCCCAACGCCCCCGCAGCAACGGAAGCACCCGGCCCCAACGCCCCCGCAGCAACGGAAGCACCCGGCCCCAACGCCCCTCAGCAACGGAAGCACCCGGCCCCAACGCCCCCTCAGCAACGGAAGCACCCGGCCCCAACGCCCCCGCAGCAACGGAAGCACCCGGCCCCAACGCCCCCTCAGCAACGGAAGCACCCGGCCCCAACGCCCCCTCAGCAACGACTGA